The following nucleotide sequence is from uncultured Draconibacterium sp..
AATGAAATTATTTATTGACAGTAATTGTGAATATGCCAAAAAACAGTGCGATGTGATGATAAACTGTTTATATTTGGACGCATTAAAAATCTGGTTGTCGTTCGATACCACAAATTATTAGATCATCTATGAAGCGTTGTCATTTGTTCCTTTTGGTATTCTCCTTGTTTTTTATCAGTGTAAATGTTAAAGCCGAAAATGCTGACTCATTGTATGTTGCAACACATTACAATGAATCGGAATACTTCATCGAAATGCGCGACGGAGTGAAGTTGTTTACCGTGGTTTACACGCCAAAAGACGAATCGAAAACTTACCCGATATTGATGAACCGTACCTGTTATAACGTTGACGGGACACGTAACAATAAACTTAGGGCGCCATCGGATTACCTGATTCGGGGCGGATATATTCTGGTATACCAGGATGTTCGCGGACGTTACATGTCGGGTGGAACTTTCGATAACATGCGTCCCAATATTCCGGGTAACGATGTAAAAAACAAAAAAGACATTGATGAAAGTTCAGATACTTACGATACCATCGACTGGCTGATAAAGAATATAAAAGGCAACAATGGAAGGGTAGGGATTTACGGTATTTCGTACCCCGGACATTACAGTGCAGCTGCTTTACTTGATGCGCACCCGGCCTTAAAAGCCTCTTCGCCACAGGCACCTATTTCTGATTTCTTTTTCGACGACTTCCATCACCAGGGGGCATTTCTGCAATCGTATATGGCAGCTTTTCCGGTGTTTGGTTATCAGAAAGATTCGTTGACCAACAAATCATGGTACGGCGATAAAATGATGCGTTTGTACAAAGATCGTCCTGCTGATGGTTATGAGTTTAACCTGGCGCTGGGACCGCTAAAAAATATCACGGAAAAATACCATTACGATAACTTTTTCTGGAACCAGGTGGTGGAGCATCCGAATTACGACGAGTTTTGGCAAAAGCGTTCAATTCTGCCGCATCTGAAAGACATTAATCCTGCGGTACTAACTGTTGGTGGATGGTTTGACGCCGAAGACCTGTTTGGGCCGATAAACATTTATAAAACCATTCAACAAAACGATCCGGATGCAAAAAGCACCATTGTTATGGGGCCGTGGACACATGGTGGCTGGTCGCGCGAACGTGGGCAGCAAACCATAAATCATATTTACTTTGGCGATAGTATTTCTACTTTCTTTCAGCGCGAAATGGAAAAACCATTTTTCGATTATTACCTGAAAGATGAAGGAAAAATGACGCTGCCGGAAGCATACATGTTTGATACCGGATTAAAAGAGTGGAGAAAATACGACGAATGGCCGCCAAAAGATGTGGCTCCAATTACCTTCTCGTTTGGTGAAAACGGCAAGTTGCTGATGGATGAAGATTCCAAAGCAGGTGCTGAATTCAGCTATATCAGCGATCCGGCAAAACCGGTGCCTTACCGTTCGGAGATTGAAGGTTTAACGTTTACACCGCGCTTGTTTATGACCGATGATCAGCGCCATGCCTCGTACCGCCCCGATGTGTTGACTTTTAAAACCGATGTTTTGGACAAAGATGTAACCATTGCGGGCGAAATTCTGGCACAACTGGTGGTTTCAATGACCGGCACCGATGCTGATTTTGTAGTGAAACTGATCGATGTTTATCCGGATGATTTTCCAAATTACGAGCACAATCCTAAAAATATAATAATGGGAGGCTACCAGCAGTTGGTGCGTCACGAAGTGTTTCGCGGCCGTTTCCGTGACAGCTATTCCGAGCCAAAGCCATTTGAGCCCGGAGTGCCAACCAACGTAACCGTTCCGCTACAGGATGTGTTGCACACCTTTAAAAAAGGCCATCGTATAATGATTCAGATTCACAGTACCTGGTTCCCGTATATCGACCGCAATCCGCAAAAATATGTCGACAATATTTACAAGGCGAATGAGGAAGATTTTATCAAATCGGAAATTACCATCCACGGTATGTCAACCGTAAAAGCCGGTGGTGATTTACCCACTATTGAGTTTCTGAAAAAAACGGATTAACGGATAAAGGTTGATGCTGTTTGCTTATTTATCCCGGTATTGATAAACAGCCTTTTTAAGCCTGTCCATAATGGCAATGCCGATACCTGTTTCAGGAACAGGTTCTGCAATTATCAGGTCGACATCCGAATCCTCGAGACGATGCAATGCTTCAAAGAAATTTGCTGCAGCTTCGCTTAAATCTCGGTTCGATGATAAACGCTCGATCTGATGATACTTTTCCGGTTCCGTTACTTCAGAAAAAGCCAGGAAACCTATTTTTTTGTTTTCTGAATATTCGGGCACTTTGCCTAAAAGGTACATGGGTTTGCGGGGGCTGTAATGCGATTTTAACAATCCCGGCGATTTTATTGGCGAATTGGCCTCCGCAGTTTTACTTTGCGGAAGAACCTTGGCTAAATCCTGTTCTGTAATAAATCCGGGTCTTAGTATTTTAAATTCTCCGTGGCAGAGTTCGATAACTGTTGACTCGATACCAACTTTAGGAAGTTCGCCGTTTAAAATACATTTTAGCTCAGGAAGCTGTTTTTGAACGTGCTCGGGAGTAGTTGGGCTTAACATTCCAAACCGGTTGGCACTGGGTGCAGCAATCAATTTTCCTGATAGCTTTAACAGTTCTCGGGCGGTATGGTTGGCCGGCATACGAACGGCAACTGTATCCAATCCGGCCGAAACGATATCAGGAACCGATTTTTGTTTTTTTGCAACTATGGTTAAAGGCCCCGGCCAGAAATGTTCAGCCAAATTTAATAGGGCTTCATCAATCTCAACAAAAAGTTTTTCGAGTTCAGAAACCTCCCGGATATGCACAATTAGCGGATTAAATGTTGGTCGCTCTTTGGTCGCAAATATTTTTGCAACAGCCTCGGCATTAAATGCATCTGCACCTAAACCATAAACCGTTTCGGTAGGGAAAGCCACCAATTCACCATTTTCAATAAGTTTGGCCGCTAATTTAATATCGTTGCTAATCGAATTCATTCTTTGCTTCAAATTTGTGGGCACAAATATCTAAAAAATAAGGGAGAGTTGTGAAAGCAAATCTTCCTTTATGATTAAAGTTTCCCTGAAATGCCGATTCGTTAATTATTTCCCCTTTCGCAGGCGGAAACGGGCCGGATGAATAGGGAAGACGCCTTCATTTACGAATTTGATATCTTCAACCGAATAGAAAGCTTTTGGGTTGGTTGTTTTCACAATTGTCTCCACCTTCTTAATTTCCGAACGTTGGATGATACTGTGAATGATGCTCACCCGTTCGTTGGCTCCCTGAGCATGGTGGTGAGTAATGCCGTAACCGGCAGCTGTAAGGGTTTCAATAAGTTTGCTCGCTTCTTTACGGGTAATTATCTGTAGTTTAACAATACCTACAGCAAGTTTCTCCTCAATAAGCAAGCCTACATAATTTCCACATGCAAAACCGGCAGCATAAGCTATGTAACAAAACCAGTTGTCGAGATTTTGAAAGATCTTTGAAATGGCAATCAGCCAAATCAGAATCTCAAAAAATCCCAGTAGCGGAGCCCATAACTTGTGCCCTTTTGAAACCATAACAATTCGAATAGTTCCAATAGTTACATCCAAAACACGCGAAAAAAAGATCAGTGCTGGAAGCAACGCGTAGGTAAATAATGTACTATCGTAAAAACTTATCTCCATAAAAGTAAATGTGTCAATTCTTTTGTCATTTCGGATAAGCAACAATTCCGAATTCTAATTTTCAAAGGTAGCGGTTTCTCGCATTGTTCGAAATAACAAACGCTTTAAAACTCCGAAGTAAAATGGAACTTAATGTCTTTGAATTCGTCCTGAGCCATTTGTAAAATAAAGGATGAATCGGCCATAAATACATTGCGACCAAGTTTATCTTTTGCCATTTTCTGGTGTTTACGCTTTTTAAACTCGGTTAGTATCTTTTCATCATCACACTCAATCCAGCAGGCTTTGTGCATCGACAGCGGTTCGAAACGACATTTTGCACCGTATTCGTGTTCCAGACGATACTGGATAACTTCGAACTGAAGTTGGCCAACAGTTCCAATAATTTTTCGTCCGTTAAAGGCACTGGTAAAAAGCTGTGCCACACCTTCATCCATTAACTGGTCGATACCTTTGGCCAACTGCTTTGATTTCATTGGATCGGCATTTTCAACAAAACGGAACATCTCAGGTGAGAAACTCGGCAGCCCTTTAAAGTGGATATCTTCACCATCGGTAACTGTGTCGCCAATAATGTAATTCCCGGTATCCGGCACACCGATAATATCTCCCGGATAAGCTTCTTCAACGATCTCTTTTTGCGAGGCCATAAATGCTGTTGGGCTGGAAACACGGAATGATTTTCCCAAACGGATATTCTTGTACATTTTATTTCGCTCGAATTTTCCGGAGCAAATTTTAACAAAGGCAATTCGGCTTCGGTGATTCGGATCGATGTTGGCATGAATTTTAAAAACAAATCCTGTAAATCCTTTCTCGTCAGGTTTTACTACACGTTCTTCGGTAGTACTGGGTTGTGGAACAGGTGCAATTTTAACAAATGAATCGAGCAATTCCTGTACGCCGAAATTATAAAGTGCACTACCAAAAAATACCGGTGCCAGTTCTCCCGATAAGTAGTCTTCGCTGTTAAACTCAGGGTAAATACCTTCTACCAGCTCCAACTCTTCGCGCAGTACGTCTGCATCGTCGCCAATGTGGTCTTCCAAAGTTGGATCCGAAACGTCTTCAAACTTAATGCGTTCTTCAATTTCCTGAATATCGGGAGTAAAAAGTTTCAGGCTCCGGTTAAAAATATTGTAAACACCTTTAAAGTCGGGTCCATTGTTAATTGGCCAACTTAGCGGGCGCACTTTAATCTTCAGCTGATCTTCAATTTCGTCCATTAAGGTAAACGGATCTCCCGCCGGGCGGTCCATTTTATTTACAAAAACGATAACCGGTGTTTTGCGCATCCGGCAAACGTTCATAAGTTTTTCTGTTTGCGGCTCAACACCTTTTGCTGCGTCAATAACGATAATAACACTATCAACCGCGGTAAGTGTACGGAAAGTGTCTTCCTGGAAATCCTGGTGACCAGGAGTATCCAGAATGTTTATCTTGTAGCCGTTGTACTCGAAACCCATTACCGAAGTAGCCACAGAAATACCACGCTGGCGTTCAATCTCCATAAAATCGGAAGTGGCACCTTTTTTAATTTTGTTGCTTTTTACAGCACCTGCCACACGAATTGCTCCACCAAAAAGAAGTAGTTTCTCGGTTAAAGTGGTTTTTCCGGCATCCGGGTGACTCACAATTCCAAAAGTGCGACGACGTTGTATTTCCTCTAAAAAACTCATTTGCTATCGTATATGTAATGCGGGCGCAAAAATAGAAAAGATATTTTAATTCATCTTATAAAACAGAAAGAGCTGTTTGGTGTTAATTCTAAAACAGGAAAAGTAACAGCTACATGATTTTTATAAATGGCAACAAACTGAAATTTGAGACCTACAAAAACGACTTGGTAAATTTATATATCGATACCTTTTCGGCAGGTAAAAGTTTTCAGTATCATTCTGAAGAAGAAACTGCAGCCTACCTTCAATCTATTTTTGATGTTGGATACGGAATTCTTGCCATGGAGGGAAATGATCTGGTGGGTGCAATTCTGCTCACACCTTTAAGTTTCGATAAATTGCTACCGGCAGAAATAAGCAAAAACTTTGATGTGAAACGCTCTGTTTATGTTGCTGAAATGATGGTGGAAAAACCAAAACAAGGGCAGGGGATTGGTAGAAGGTTGCTGACCCGTTTTCTGAAAGAGGCAGATCGAAACCAATTTGACCACGCTTTTATTCGTGTTTGGGTAGAAAACGATGCTGCTGTTGGTTTGTACAAAAAAATGGGATTCGAAGTCTGTTCAACAATCGTTCAGCCCATATTACTGGCCGATAAAAGTGAAACTTTCGATTTCGAGAAGATTTATCTGCATCAGCAACTCAACTGATTTTCCGACTCAATATTTATCCATAACTTAAACAATTTTAACCTTTAATTTGCTATAACCTGATTACATTCGTTTTTTTTGAATATCGATTTCCAGAAGTATATAATGTTATGAATAGTTTGATAGCCCATACAACCGATTTGATTAACGGAGATGCTGAACAAAAAAAGGCAGAAATCCGCGATTACTTTTTAAAAACATATGCCCTCGATGAAAAACTATATAAACACTTAAAAAGCGATAGAGCATTTTTTCGCAGGGCCGACCCACTGCGGCATCCGCTCATATTTTATTACGGACATACCGCTGTGTTTTTTATCAATAAACTGGTACTGGCAAAAATTCTG
It contains:
- a CDS encoding DUF2179 domain-containing protein; the encoded protein is MEISFYDSTLFTYALLPALIFFSRVLDVTIGTIRIVMVSKGHKLWAPLLGFFEILIWLIAISKIFQNLDNWFCYIAYAAGFACGNYVGLLIEEKLAVGIVKLQIITRKEASKLIETLTAAGYGITHHHAQGANERVSIIHSIIQRSEIKKVETIVKTTNPKAFYSVEDIKFVNEGVFPIHPARFRLRKGK
- a CDS encoding peptide chain release factor 3 — translated: MSFLEEIQRRRTFGIVSHPDAGKTTLTEKLLLFGGAIRVAGAVKSNKIKKGATSDFMEIERQRGISVATSVMGFEYNGYKINILDTPGHQDFQEDTFRTLTAVDSVIIVIDAAKGVEPQTEKLMNVCRMRKTPVIVFVNKMDRPAGDPFTLMDEIEDQLKIKVRPLSWPINNGPDFKGVYNIFNRSLKLFTPDIQEIEERIKFEDVSDPTLEDHIGDDADVLREELELVEGIYPEFNSEDYLSGELAPVFFGSALYNFGVQELLDSFVKIAPVPQPSTTEERVVKPDEKGFTGFVFKIHANIDPNHRSRIAFVKICSGKFERNKMYKNIRLGKSFRVSSPTAFMASQKEIVEEAYPGDIIGVPDTGNYIIGDTVTDGEDIHFKGLPSFSPEMFRFVENADPMKSKQLAKGIDQLMDEGVAQLFTSAFNGRKIIGTVGQLQFEVIQYRLEHEYGAKCRFEPLSMHKACWIECDDEKILTEFKKRKHQKMAKDKLGRNVFMADSSFILQMAQDEFKDIKFHFTSEF
- a CDS encoding L-threonylcarbamoyladenylate synthase; the encoded protein is MNSISNDIKLAAKLIENGELVAFPTETVYGLGADAFNAEAVAKIFATKERPTFNPLIVHIREVSELEKLFVEIDEALLNLAEHFWPGPLTIVAKKQKSVPDIVSAGLDTVAVRMPANHTARELLKLSGKLIAAPSANRFGMLSPTTPEHVQKQLPELKCILNGELPKVGIESTVIELCHGEFKILRPGFITEQDLAKVLPQSKTAEANSPIKSPGLLKSHYSPRKPMYLLGKVPEYSENKKIGFLAFSEVTEPEKYHQIERLSSNRDLSEAAANFFEALHRLEDSDVDLIIAEPVPETGIGIAIMDRLKKAVYQYRDK
- a CDS encoding GNAT family N-acetyltransferase, with product MIFINGNKLKFETYKNDLVNLYIDTFSAGKSFQYHSEEETAAYLQSIFDVGYGILAMEGNDLVGAILLTPLSFDKLLPAEISKNFDVKRSVYVAEMMVEKPKQGQGIGRRLLTRFLKEADRNQFDHAFIRVWVENDAAVGLYKKMGFEVCSTIVQPILLADKSETFDFEKIYLHQQLN
- a CDS encoding CocE/NonD family hydrolase, with product MKRCHLFLLVFSLFFISVNVKAENADSLYVATHYNESEYFIEMRDGVKLFTVVYTPKDESKTYPILMNRTCYNVDGTRNNKLRAPSDYLIRGGYILVYQDVRGRYMSGGTFDNMRPNIPGNDVKNKKDIDESSDTYDTIDWLIKNIKGNNGRVGIYGISYPGHYSAAALLDAHPALKASSPQAPISDFFFDDFHHQGAFLQSYMAAFPVFGYQKDSLTNKSWYGDKMMRLYKDRPADGYEFNLALGPLKNITEKYHYDNFFWNQVVEHPNYDEFWQKRSILPHLKDINPAVLTVGGWFDAEDLFGPINIYKTIQQNDPDAKSTIVMGPWTHGGWSRERGQQTINHIYFGDSISTFFQREMEKPFFDYYLKDEGKMTLPEAYMFDTGLKEWRKYDEWPPKDVAPITFSFGENGKLLMDEDSKAGAEFSYISDPAKPVPYRSEIEGLTFTPRLFMTDDQRHASYRPDVLTFKTDVLDKDVTIAGEILAQLVVSMTGTDADFVVKLIDVYPDDFPNYEHNPKNIIMGGYQQLVRHEVFRGRFRDSYSEPKPFEPGVPTNVTVPLQDVLHTFKKGHRIMIQIHSTWFPYIDRNPQKYVDNIYKANEEDFIKSEITIHGMSTVKAGGDLPTIEFLKKTD